The Lolium rigidum isolate FL_2022 chromosome 1, APGP_CSIRO_Lrig_0.1, whole genome shotgun sequence region GATCTGCAGGATGGTGAAGATGCACGACAACGTTGAGGAGATCACCAACATGACGCTCTCCAGGTCCATCCTCGATATCGCCTCCGACACCTCCATTGGGTACATACTGTAAAGGGTGATGTCCATCTTCTCGAAGAAAAGGCCGTCGGTCCTGTTCCTCAGGCTTTTGATTGTTCCCTTGCTGCCGAGTCCCTCAGCTCTGTCACCCACAGCGGCAAACTGCACGGTTATCAATATCTCGCAGTCCGTTGAGCCGCTGTGCTCCTGGCTGCCCACCATGGACAGGATGCCCCTCTTGGGATCGTACACACCCTCTGCTGAGATTCGTCCTTCCTCAAGGGTGTATGAGCGCGACACGTTCACCTGATTCTTGGGCGGAGGCGCATAATGGAGTATGTCGTAGCTGATGCTCAGCAAGTCGTCAACCACCGCTGGCcgtgaggaggaggaatcatcggcGACGAACCCATCCTCGTTTAGCATCACCGAGCCCATCGTGACGGGGTAGGCGTCTCCGGTCCCCGCATTTTTCATGTAAAATTGAAGCCTGAAGTCGTGGTAAGCATAGTTACCCTGGGCTGGGAACGAACCTTTTCTCTTCCCCTTGCTAATATTCAGATAATACTGCTTCTTCGCCACCTCAAGCATCGTGTCGTTGTAGCTGTACGTCACGTCGGAGAGGTTTCTTCTGTGGTCATCGAAGCTGAACGCCGATATCACGCCAGAAATCGGTCCAGCGCCAATGTTGACACTGGAGCTCCAAAGCACGCCGGCCACGGTGCTCCGCTCGAGGACCGTCCACACGGCCGGGAACCAGAAGCTCATCCCGATGCCGCACTCGAGCACCGCCAGAGTTGACGGCCGGGAGCGCACCACCCAACATGCTCTCAGGCAGAGCATCCTCCGATCTGAGTCCCAGTGCCCTTCGGCTACCATCGCCTCGTCGTTGACCATGTGGTGGTAGTACCCACGGCCACGGTAGCCACGCCTTCCGGACCGGGTGTCGTTGGAGAGCACCATGTACGCGTGCACGGCGCCGTCCGCGCCGCACTGCATCCGGTTGACGTGCATCCGATGAAGCTTGGCCGGGCCGCCACCGCGATGATCCAGCAGCCTGTAAGAGGTCTCTCTCAAGGCTTCGCATGCGAAGTTGCCCTCGAGCGCCTGAAGTGAGCCCGTGGCCGGCTGCTGCACCTCGATTAAGCTGCAGGTGGCGCGCTCGCCGTACCGGTAATCTTCCCCTTCGGCATACGCGAGCAGATGGATGGCCCTGAAGTCGGAGGAGCCATCTAGAGTGCCAGTCACGAAGGGATCGGTGAGGCTGGAAGGACTGGGCACGTGGAGGCGGAGGGTGACATCCAAGTACTGCTTTAGACTAGAGCTGTTGGCGGCGAGCTCGGTGCCCGTCCCAACCATGCAGAGTTGGagtgaggtggaggagtagtagcCGTCGAGGACGAAAGAGATGGACTGGGCGAAGGTGTGATTGCGGCGGCGTCCATGGCTCATATACCTGATGCTGCGGGGGCCGGTGAGGGTGAGGGTGGCGGCGACGTGGATGAGAGCGGGGTCGCTGGTGCGGCTCGCGCTGTCGGGGAAGAGGGAAAATGAGCGGTAGTTGTTGTGGAGTTGATCGTCGTGGGAGAAGAGGCTGTCCGCGCCGCCTGAGAAGTAACCGTCGTATACCTGGAAGGAGCGGGCGAGAGAAAGGGCGTCGCCAGCGTCGGCGTGGCGGTCGGAAGCAGGTGCCACGGAGGGGCAAACGGAGGAGTAGGAGCTGGTTGAAACAGCTGCGgagagggtggtggtggtggacacAAGAACAAGGAAGCAGATGTGGTAAGTGCACAAGTAAGTAGGATTCTTCAATGGTGGTGGTGACACCATTCTTGGTCGATTAAGCTTGTTAGCCCGGAGATAGGAGGAAGATGATGCGCCTGCGACCCTGCGTGATGTGCTCATATAATGTGAGTGCCACTCTGTAGCAGACTGGACCGTGGACCGGATCatgctgctgctactgctgcgAGGTGGAGTGAATGGCTTGACTTCGCTGAATCATTTGATTGCTGCACGATCTAGGCTGATTTGATGAAACAGGGTGGAGCGTGGACCGTGGACTGGATCATGATGAGAGAATGGGACAGATCGACTGTTGTCCTGTAGGTGCGACTCAATGACTAGAACCGTCCTCGTCCACTTGGTACGTTATTAGTCCAAGGATTTGAGCCGTAAGTGCCGTCTTTGATGACTGTGAATATTGAGTGCCTAGTTGACACCCTGCATAAGGTTCGAATTTTTTTACTTCTCAAAATTTCTACTCGGATTTTCTCGCGCAACTTGGATGGAGACCGACACCTGCAACatggtggatttttttttttggagcaaccggcaggagcactgccttttcatATAAGCAAGGGGGAAAAACACACACTGTACAAAGATGGCATGTTTAGATTGCGGTGTAAAACATGCCGGAAAACACCAAGGTAAACCAAAAACAAAAGAGCCTAGTCGGGCTCAGCCGGGATGGTTACTCTAGCAGGCGCAAAAGCCCGCTGTCTTTGCGCAATATCCTCCTTGACGATAGCAGCCACCTCGATGTAAGTGAGACGATGTCCCGTGAAGATACATCTGTTTCTTTCTTTCCAGGCGTTCCAGATGACATAGAGGAAGCGTCCACTGAGGTTTCGCCTAATCGCAACCGATTTGCCTTCGATGATGTTGTCCCACCAGTCGTTGATGGACATGAAGGAGGTGCCGTGCGTTGCATGGTTGTCGTCGACGTCGTGGTGGATGGTGTTCCAGATAGCAGTGGTAAAAGGACAATCCTTGCAGAGGTGGGACGCCGTTTCGTGGGCAGATAAGCACAGAGGGCAGACAGGGTCATGTGGCCAACCACAAATGGCGAGGTTGTCGGCGGTGAGAAGCTTAGCATGGAGGGCAAGCCATGCAAAGATCTTGCATTTCGGCTCCGCATGTGCAAGCCAAATCTTGGCGGCGTCGAACTTGGGGAAACTGCCAAGGAACTGGAGATGGTAAGCGGATCCCGCAGAGTAACTCCCCTGGGGGCTCGGACTCCATGCAATGGAGTCAGTCATATCCGGATTCAGATGGGTGGACGCCACGACATTCCAGACCTCCAAGAACTACGTCAGCTGTACCGGAGTAGTGAGGGAAGCAATGGAGAGAATCCAGTTGTCTTCGAGGAATTCCTTTGCGACGGATCTCATTTTTCTGGTGGCCACCTTAAAGAGATCAGGAGCCCATAATCTTAGGGGCCCGCGATCAGACCAAGAGTCGAACCAGAAGGAAGTAATTTCCCCATTCCCGATGGTGATCTTCGTAGCCGCCCTAAAAAGGTCCATGTCGGCATCGTCACATGGGAAGCTTGGAGCCCGCCCAGGCCCGTTGAGGGTCAGTCCACTGAAGCCAAGGCCAACGCAGCGTGAGGGCACGCCCAGTACGTTCGAGGTCCGGCATGCCGAGGCCTCCCAACTCTTTTGGCCTGCACACAGTCTTCCAGTTCACTAGCGCGTGCCCCCCGGAGGCATGGTCTGCATCATCCCCAGCCCAGATGAAGTTTCTCGCAATCCTGTTTATCTTGTCTCGTGCCCATTTAGACAGGGGAAGAACCGTGGCGTGATAGACGGCCGTGACCATGAGCACAGATTTTGCAAGGATGATCCTGCCAGGACGTGCCAAATTCTTGCCAAACCAACCCGGCAGCTTCCCCGCATCTTGTCGATATGAGGTTGGATATCCACTTTGCGGAGACGACGGAAATGCAGGGGCAGCCCCAAATACTTGCCCGGAAAGGCCATGATCTTCGCGGGGAAGCCGGCCATAATGTCGTTGAGGTCCATCCCGTCACAGCGAACCGCGAACACCTCAGACTTGGCAACGTTCGTGACAAGGCCACTAGCCTTGCCAAAGCAGTCCAGGATTGCAGAAATGGCTTGAATCTCCTCCTTGATCGGGTTAACGAAAATGCCCGCGTCATCAGCGTAAAGCGAGATTCTGCATTGCGTCGTGCGAGACCTAATGGGGCCTAGGATGCCGCGGTTGGTAGCAAGCTGAAGAATGCGCTGCAGCGGGTCGATGGCAATGATAAACAGCATGGGGGAAAGTGGGTCCCCCTGGTGAAGGCCCCTTGCATGTTGGAAGGGCGTGCCCGGCTCTCCATTAAGGAGAACCCGCGAAGTGGCCGAGGCCAAAGACATGCAGACCCAATCCCTCCATATCTGACCAAAACCCAGCGCACGCATGACCTCAAGGAGGTAAGCCCATCCCACGGAGTCGAAagccttggagatgtcaagcttgAGGAAGAGGCAGGCAGTCTTGGAGGAGTGTAATTCTTTGATAAGGTTCTGAACATGAAGGAAGTTGTCATGGATACTCCTCTTCTTGACGAATGCACTTTGGCATTTGGAGACAATGTCGGGCAGAATCGGTGCGAGCCTATTAGCCAGAAGCTTGGAGAAGATCTTGGACAGACTATGAATAAGGCTGATAGGCCTGTAATTCGCAAGCCCGGCCGCATCAGGTCTTTTCGGGATGAGGATGATGTTGGCCGAGTTGATGAGACTCGCACAGCCTCCACGCAGATTTGCCAGGTGAAGGATAGCCGCCGTAATGTCAGCCTTTATAAGGTCCCAGCACGCTTTGAAGAAGGCCCCGATGAAGCCGTCGGGGCCAGGCGCCTTGACGGATGGAAGCGAGAAGACCGCGTCTTTAATCTCGTCGACATCGAAGGGAGCGTCCAAGTCGGAAAGATCATGGGAGGGATAGTTCAAGCCCTCCCAATCCAGACTCAGGAGACGAGGAGCCTTAGTGCCCATGATGCCCTTgaagtgttgaagcaacacattctgtttatcttcctttgtgatcGCCCCTGAGCATGGTGGATTTTGACTTTCCCCATTTCTCAGATCCAGAACCCAACCAAGTGTTCAGGCAAAGTTTTCCACTCTCGTAGAGGTTTGTATTTATCCGAACTCCACCTGAACGGTAATGAACTTTCTGTGCATATTGAATAGATTTTTGTTACCAGATTGCATCTTGGAACATACCGGTGGACATCGAGGGTATTCAGGAGGAAAGTGAACATCAAAGAAGAACATACCATCATGATATAAAATTTCAGCAGGCCCAACAATAGCAGCCCTGAGTAGATCAATCCTATCCTCATATCCTCATAAACTCGAATATATATAGATTCTGCATAATTGAAACCAAAACAAGATTCAAGGCGCAAATCCTCTAAAGGAAAAAACTGCCGTTGCAAATATGAAATGACAATCTGACACTGGACCCATATGGCACATCATTGTATATTCATGTTGATTGGGGCTAAAGCGGCATAGGTACGTACAACTTGGTTTAAAAAAACTTAACCCCGATCTTATCAAACCAGATCACGGTGATTACAATCATATTAACATTTACTCCGTCCGATCGGTTTTAATCGACGCTGCTATTTGGAAGGAGCGGGCAAGTGAAAGGGCGTTAGCGGCATCGGTGTGGCGGGCGAGTGTCAGAGAGGGGCAGGCGGAGGAGTAGAAATTTGTGGAAACAGCCGCGGAGAGGTGGTGGGGGACATAAGAAGAAGGAAGCAGAAATGGTGAGTGGATATGTTAGGATTCTTCTGTGGTAGTGGTGGCACCATTTTTAGACGATTGAGCTTGTTAGCAGGAGCTAGGAcctaggaggaagatgatccgccTGCGATGATGTGCTCATACGTACAGAGTAGTATTATAATGTGAGTGACACTGTGTAGCAGGTGGAGTGAATGGCTTAATTTTGCTGAAACCTTTGATTGCTGCATGATCAAGTCCCATTTGAAACAGGGTGGAGCGTGGAGGGTGGACTGGATCATGATGGGAGAATGGGACAGATCCAGTGCCCTGTAGGTGTGACTCAACGACTTGAGCCGTCCTCCTCTACTTGGTACGTTTTAGTTCCAAGGATTTGAACAACAAGTGCGTAGTTTGTTGACCGAGAATTGCCTAGTTGACACCCAGCACAAGGTTTAAAATTTTGGACATGGCGATTTAGCTTATAGATCAAATACATATATTACAAAAAGTTATTTTAAATGTATTCCAAAATGTCAAACAATTCTGAAAAAAATTCTCGGTGTACACTCCAACATGCTATGTTCACACACAATATTTTGTGGAAAATGATTAtgggctgtgtaaaaaagacaaaaaaaatctcGTGAGAAGTTACTTTGGAGCACCTAAAATTATATTTTTGCACAAGCCACAAAAAAGTCACTTTCGTGAAATTTTGTGTAATGTCCGAGTATACACTtcgattttttttcagattttgttAACAATTTAAAAGATATTTTTTGGACACtaggtgcatctacacctatgagctaagagaaattaaaacttttttcttttcaaaatttCTACTCGCATTTCTGCGCGCAACTTGAataagcattgcgcaagcgtgcCTGATCTATAGGGTAGGGCCTATGTTTATGTTGATTGGGCCGACGCGGCATATgtgttttttttaataatacTAGCAAAAATGCTTGTGCGATGCAACGGGAGAGAAAATCTATGTTGTGGATATGCACAAAGCATGCTATAGTTCATTCAGCGGCTACATGTCACAATAAACAGCTAACTTCCGTTGTACTGAAACTGTCATCTCTGCCCGCCAATTCAGCCAGGCAACTCAATACACAGGCGTCAGAGCTAGCAAAGCCATGGACTGCCATCACCACCTCACCCCACTACGCACGAAGGCCTTTGCCTCCCTCAGTGTCGGGAGTAGAAGAAGCACGAAGGCCTTCATAAATCGTTGGGGGAGGAGTGGGGATGCTAATTGACCAAATCGTCAGGTTAATTTGATTTTCGGGTCAAAATTCGTATTACATTCAATACTACCCAGAATTTAGAATAGAGCATACAACCAAACCAAAAACACATACAATACGTGCTGTCTTGTTTTTGGCCATGTAGCTCGAGATCAGAGTTTTGTAGCAATGTGCCAGAATCGTTTCATATTAGCCCAGATGAACTTCCTTAAATTACTGGTCAATAGGAAACCTATAAATGTGTAAATTTGAACAGCAATGCAGGATAATGTAAATAAAAGAATATTTTACTCGGGCGCTAGATCTTTAAATTAGCAGATAAATGAATATGGATTTCTCATGTGAAAAAAATAATAACAGTGTAACTTGACACATGAGTATATGATAaccctacaacaacaacaacaaccaagcctttcagtcccaaacaagttggggtaggctagagttgaaacccataagatctcgaagccaagtcatggttccggaacgtggatagctaacttccacgcacccctatccatggctaaatctttgtcgatattccaaacctttagatctctcttaacggactcctcccatgtcaagtttggtctaccacgacccctcttaacattctcaacacgctttatccgtccgctatgcactggcgcttccggaggcctccgttggatatgtccaaaccatctgagacgatgttggaccagcttctcttcaatcggtgctaccccaactctctcccgtatat contains the following coding sequences:
- the LOC124660121 gene encoding uncharacterized protein LOC124660121 — encoded protein: MVSPPPLKNPTYLCTYHICFLVLVSTTTTLSAAVSTSSYSSVCPSVAPASDRHADAGDALSLARSFQVYDGYFSGGADSLFSHDDQLHNNYRSFSLFPDSASRTSDPALIHVAATLTLTGPRSIRYMSHGRRRNHTFAQSISFVLDGYYSSTSLQLCMVGTGTELAANSSSLKQYLDVTLRLHVPSPSSLTDPFVTGTLDGSSDFRAIHLLAYAEGEDYRYGERATCSLIEVQQPATGSLQALEGNFACEALRETSYRLLDHRGGGPAKLHRMHVNRMQCGADGAVHAYMVLSNDTRSGRRGYRGRGYYHHMVNDEAMVAEGHWDSDRRMLCLRACWVVRSRPSTLAVLECGIGMSFWFPAVWTVLERSTVAGVLWSSSVNIGAGPISGVISAFSFDDHRRNLSDVTYSYNDTMLEVAKKQYYLNISKGKRKGSFPAQGNYAYHDFRLQFYMKNAGTGDAYPVTMGSVMLNEDGFVADDSSSSRPAVVDDLLSISYDILHYAPPPKNQVNVSRSYTLEEGRISAEGVYDPKRGILSMVGSQEHSGSTDCEILITVQFAAVGDRAEGLGSKGTIKSLRNRTDGLFFEKMDITLYSMYPMEVSEAISRMDLESVMLVISSTLSCIFTILQILHTKRNPKTAPAMSITMLAVLTLGHLAPLVLSFEVMFRSRRSQYSLYLMDGWLEVNQVMMRVPTLIAFLLQLRLLQLGLFGRLRSGGHQSESVGTPSVAVSERVVLQVCLPLYLLGGVLAVIFHMINAHSTAGDVVLVGEDPATLWDDLVSYAGLILDGFLLPQVILNASVSGSKVRAISPWFYMGGSAIRAAPHVYDVVRGRILEQLSVRLTKVYASPRVDLFGVAWDIVIPCGAALLATVLFLQQRLGDASERRRSGGYEMVSHS